A stretch of the Larimichthys crocea isolate SSNF chromosome IX, L_crocea_2.0, whole genome shotgun sequence genome encodes the following:
- the arid6 gene encoding AT-rich interaction domain 6 isoform X2 yields MVILSMETQRHINMAHMIQEERSTEPADEMGETEKQFLKDLYSFMKKRDTPIERIPNLGFKQIDLFVMFRTVRDMGGYHQVTAQQLWKQVYNMLGGNPRSTSAATCTRRHYEKLLLPYECHVKGVEMSALPPPNQPKNTHYTVKHDMGLRPAKRKLISIPLHQPPRGHQPGQHANPFPVSLCYPHYYHPSHAVFPPHIPTASSLMAPHGPPEPRPRFPFNPYHLNSTERVMEPLDHLRELAKLYKNSSGLNEPLNLSVKASKEGTSRPVSSFAPPSSSKTPKFLNKPSPLYTAHFPQVVRSEDDKAGLGETYPAKARETYVIDVDAITASSSPSCDSALTLRTDEGAVATAQSPSSLRRDSAIQPKGEREGSPEVRGLDLSHILPNLPQENRGEMEIEVPLSVFNNWLRLCRSSPTTQGDKQIPTLSTLEEPSGKRICPDADVIPANVTFRMNPQHPSSVAEDLRLRQRSPTPVVQTSDHRNDMSQDSFTSYKPVPSGSILKNAASRDVYPFDQQGINKSYTSKPSNCWEPYDQQTWVRPIQAKSDSNPLTVPQNFAASKSYNEDRGQGGKSEIVPSALLMMDPSSTSLLRLTTEEVMKLKKIISSSL; encoded by the exons ATGGTTATTCTCTCAATGGAAACACAG AGACACATCAATATGGCACACATGATCCAAGAGGAGAGAAGCACAGAGCCGGCCGACGAGATGGGAGAAACGGAGAAACAGTTTCTCAAAGATCTCTACTCGTTCATGAAGAAGAGAGATACACCCATCGAGAGAATCCCAAACCTGGGCTTCAAACAAA tTGATCTATTTGTGATGTTCAGGACTGTCAGAGACATGGGCGGCTACCACCAG GTGACTGCTCAGCAGCTGTGGAAGCAAGTCTACAACATGCTCGGAGGGAATCCACGAAGCACGAGTGCAGCTACCTGTACCCGCAGACACTATGAGAA GCTGCTCCTGCCGTATGAATGTCACGTGAAAGGCGTAGAGATGAGTGCCTTGCCTCCTCCGAATCAGCCAAAGAACACGCATTACACAGTGAAACATGATATGGGCCTGAGACCGGCTAAACGCAAACTGATATCAATACCTCTGCATCAG CCACCACGCGGTCATCAGCCAGGCCAGCATGCGAATCCTTTCCCCGTGTCGCTCTGCTACCCTCACTACTACCATCCAAGCCACGCGGTTTTCCCTCCCCACATCCCTACCGCCTCCTCACTTATGGCACCACATGGCCCCCCCGAACCACGGCCCCGGTTTCCTTTCAATCCATATCATCTAAACTCAACAGAAAGGGTCATGGAGCCGCTGGACCACCTGCGGGAGCTGGCGAAACTCTACAAGAACTCATCTGGATTGAATGAGCCCCTAAACCTCAGCGTTAAAGCATCAAAAGAGGGAACCAGCAGGCCTGTCTCGTCGTTCGCCCCACCTTCATCCAGCAAAACCCCGAAGTTTTTGAACAAACCCTCCCCTCTGTACACTGCTCATTTCCCACAGGTGGTGAGAAGTGAAGATGATAAGGCAGGTTTAGGAGAGACGTATCCTGCGAAAGCTAGGGAGACATACGTCATCGATGTCGACGCTATAACGGCCTCAAGCAGCCCCTCGTGTGACTCTGCTCTGACACTTAGAACAGACGAAGGCGCCGTCGCAACAGCCCAAAGTCCCAGCTCTCTGAGAAGAGACTCCGCAATCCAGccaaaaggagaaagagaagggagtCCGGAAGTAAGAGGGCTCGACCTCAGTCATATACTGCCCAACCTCCCTCAAGAGAACAGAGGCGAGATGGAAATTGAGGTTCCGCTGTCTGTGTTTAATAACTGGCTCAGGCTGTGTAGGTCCTCACCCACGACGCAAGGAGATAAGCAGATACCTACTCTTTCTACTCTGGAAGAACCCTCTGGGAAAAGGATTTGTCCTGACGCAGACGTCATCCCCGCCAACGTAACATTTCGAATGAATCCCCAGCACCCGAGCTCGGTCGCTGAGGATCTCCGGCTGAGGCAGAGAAGTCCCACGCCGGTCGTCCAAACAAGTGATCATCGCAACGACATGAGCCAAGATTCTTTTACCAGCTACAAGCCTGTGCCTTCAGGTAGTATTCTGAAAAATGCAGCCAGCCGGGATGTCTATCCATTCGATCAGCAGGGTATCAACAAGTCATACACTTCCAAACCCTCAAACTGCTGGGAACCATACGACCAACAGACCTGGGTTCGCCCAATCCAAGCAAAAAGTGACTCTAATCCTCTCACGGTTCCGCAAAACTTTGCAGCCTCTAAATCCTACAACGAAGACCGAGGCCAGGGAGGGAAGTCCGAGATAGTACCCTCGGCTCTGCTAATGATGGATCCCAGCTCCACTTCTCTGCTGCGGCTCACAACCGAAGAGGTGATGAAACTGAAGAAAATCATCTCGAGCTCATTGTGA
- the arid6 gene encoding AT-rich interaction domain 6 isoform X1, producing MCITFQISQQRHINMAHMIQEERSTEPADEMGETEKQFLKDLYSFMKKRDTPIERIPNLGFKQIDLFVMFRTVRDMGGYHQVTAQQLWKQVYNMLGGNPRSTSAATCTRRHYEKLLLPYECHVKGVEMSALPPPNQPKNTHYTVKHDMGLRPAKRKLISIPLHQPPRGHQPGQHANPFPVSLCYPHYYHPSHAVFPPHIPTASSLMAPHGPPEPRPRFPFNPYHLNSTERVMEPLDHLRELAKLYKNSSGLNEPLNLSVKASKEGTSRPVSSFAPPSSSKTPKFLNKPSPLYTAHFPQVVRSEDDKAGLGETYPAKARETYVIDVDAITASSSPSCDSALTLRTDEGAVATAQSPSSLRRDSAIQPKGEREGSPEVRGLDLSHILPNLPQENRGEMEIEVPLSVFNNWLRLCRSSPTTQGDKQIPTLSTLEEPSGKRICPDADVIPANVTFRMNPQHPSSVAEDLRLRQRSPTPVVQTSDHRNDMSQDSFTSYKPVPSGSILKNAASRDVYPFDQQGINKSYTSKPSNCWEPYDQQTWVRPIQAKSDSNPLTVPQNFAASKSYNEDRGQGGKSEIVPSALLMMDPSSTSLLRLTTEEVMKLKKIISSSL from the exons ATGTGCATCACATTTCAGATTTCACAACAG AGACACATCAATATGGCACACATGATCCAAGAGGAGAGAAGCACAGAGCCGGCCGACGAGATGGGAGAAACGGAGAAACAGTTTCTCAAAGATCTCTACTCGTTCATGAAGAAGAGAGATACACCCATCGAGAGAATCCCAAACCTGGGCTTCAAACAAA tTGATCTATTTGTGATGTTCAGGACTGTCAGAGACATGGGCGGCTACCACCAG GTGACTGCTCAGCAGCTGTGGAAGCAAGTCTACAACATGCTCGGAGGGAATCCACGAAGCACGAGTGCAGCTACCTGTACCCGCAGACACTATGAGAA GCTGCTCCTGCCGTATGAATGTCACGTGAAAGGCGTAGAGATGAGTGCCTTGCCTCCTCCGAATCAGCCAAAGAACACGCATTACACAGTGAAACATGATATGGGCCTGAGACCGGCTAAACGCAAACTGATATCAATACCTCTGCATCAG CCACCACGCGGTCATCAGCCAGGCCAGCATGCGAATCCTTTCCCCGTGTCGCTCTGCTACCCTCACTACTACCATCCAAGCCACGCGGTTTTCCCTCCCCACATCCCTACCGCCTCCTCACTTATGGCACCACATGGCCCCCCCGAACCACGGCCCCGGTTTCCTTTCAATCCATATCATCTAAACTCAACAGAAAGGGTCATGGAGCCGCTGGACCACCTGCGGGAGCTGGCGAAACTCTACAAGAACTCATCTGGATTGAATGAGCCCCTAAACCTCAGCGTTAAAGCATCAAAAGAGGGAACCAGCAGGCCTGTCTCGTCGTTCGCCCCACCTTCATCCAGCAAAACCCCGAAGTTTTTGAACAAACCCTCCCCTCTGTACACTGCTCATTTCCCACAGGTGGTGAGAAGTGAAGATGATAAGGCAGGTTTAGGAGAGACGTATCCTGCGAAAGCTAGGGAGACATACGTCATCGATGTCGACGCTATAACGGCCTCAAGCAGCCCCTCGTGTGACTCTGCTCTGACACTTAGAACAGACGAAGGCGCCGTCGCAACAGCCCAAAGTCCCAGCTCTCTGAGAAGAGACTCCGCAATCCAGccaaaaggagaaagagaagggagtCCGGAAGTAAGAGGGCTCGACCTCAGTCATATACTGCCCAACCTCCCTCAAGAGAACAGAGGCGAGATGGAAATTGAGGTTCCGCTGTCTGTGTTTAATAACTGGCTCAGGCTGTGTAGGTCCTCACCCACGACGCAAGGAGATAAGCAGATACCTACTCTTTCTACTCTGGAAGAACCCTCTGGGAAAAGGATTTGTCCTGACGCAGACGTCATCCCCGCCAACGTAACATTTCGAATGAATCCCCAGCACCCGAGCTCGGTCGCTGAGGATCTCCGGCTGAGGCAGAGAAGTCCCACGCCGGTCGTCCAAACAAGTGATCATCGCAACGACATGAGCCAAGATTCTTTTACCAGCTACAAGCCTGTGCCTTCAGGTAGTATTCTGAAAAATGCAGCCAGCCGGGATGTCTATCCATTCGATCAGCAGGGTATCAACAAGTCATACACTTCCAAACCCTCAAACTGCTGGGAACCATACGACCAACAGACCTGGGTTCGCCCAATCCAAGCAAAAAGTGACTCTAATCCTCTCACGGTTCCGCAAAACTTTGCAGCCTCTAAATCCTACAACGAAGACCGAGGCCAGGGAGGGAAGTCCGAGATAGTACCCTCGGCTCTGCTAATGATGGATCCCAGCTCCACTTCTCTGCTGCGGCTCACAACCGAAGAGGTGATGAAACTGAAGAAAATCATCTCGAGCTCATTGTGA